In Archocentrus centrarchus isolate MPI-CPG fArcCen1 chromosome 1, fArcCen1, whole genome shotgun sequence, the following proteins share a genomic window:
- the zfp91 gene encoding E3 ubiquitin-protein ligase ZFP91 isoform X2, whose protein sequence is MEAAGDRAGDVNKGEDSTEDKAAEEPPGTSTAVPPRRALRERGAGRPRSGVTASVADVNGGTSSPQTSGRVLRDRSTRAVPAWLKDTKSSDDDEDELSPDASATKRRKVSNSRRKKISEAAGSAEAAGDSLQGTDPEDPRKSAIEPQALPSRRPSAQTHAKPPSGRVVHGSAKPVCKTEPGTENPAAVEGEVDDKDKYEIEKKEEENVNAAEPGLDDEDPPFQDDPDDISYQPQSQSVEGEEVLSSDEDLPFRDDLNDQSYDPKAERDAPKPKRRAPPRPKEKKEKEKPPKKEKEVADIKVEGSDNVESVQEEVKLEEEVVEDPDGPRKRGRRKKDDKTPRLPKRRKKPPVQYVRCEMEGCGTVLAHPRYLQHHIKYQHLLKKKYVCPHPSCGRLFRLQKQLLRHAKHHTDQRDYICEFCARAFKSSHNLAVHRMIHTGEKPLQCEICGFTCRQKASLNWHMKKHDADATYQFSCSICGKKFEKKDCVVAHKAKSHPEVLIAEALAANAGALITTPASLLELPGNPVQAEGPSLDVNQVGQDGQVDQLGQDGQHVPQVSQMGHVAQQVSHQVVLLGQDQSLHTMQVPVTIALSPIDPPSPADNQQQTQLQLQMPVQFVQTAQQPQQPQIQQLTLHSSSVVTQHQSQLQPLQSYSSQQQSQGQTQILQMTFQPVSQSQTHIQQIPILAASQQLQPLQTTTLNPPLLSTSQPQSQVSVSTSGDNFILDNPVLSSSSPSATSLQQTEVVGEDGMVWDQAGHGEVLADGTERHVQQALL, encoded by the exons ATGGAAGCCGCCGGTGACCGAGCCGGGGATGTAAATAAAGGTGAAGATTCGACGGAGGACAAGGCCGCAGAGGAGCCCCCGGGCACCAGTACAGCTGTTCCACCACGGAGGGCGCTCAGAGAGcggggagcgggccgccctagGTCCGGCGTCACCGCTTCTGTAGCGGACGTTAACGGCGGTACGTCAAGCCCGCAGACCTCAGGACGGGTTTTAAGAGATAGGTCAACGAGGGCAGTACCGGCCTGGTTGAAAGACACCAAAAGCAGTGACGACGATGAGGACGAACTAAGCCCGGACGCCAGTGCGACCAAGCGGAGGAAAGTTTCCAACTCCAGGCGGAAGAAAATTTCAGAAGCTGCAGGTTCGGCTGAGGCGGCGGGAGACAGCCTTCAAGGCACAGa ccCAGAGGACCCCAGAAAATCTGCCATTGAACCCCAAG CACTTCCCTCCAGACGCCCCTCAGCCCAGACTCATGCCAAGCCCCCATCTGGCAGGGTTGTCCACGGCTCTGCCAAGCCTGTGTGTAAGACTGAACCTGGAACGGAGAATCCAGCTG CTGTGGAAGGAGAGGTAGATGATAAAGACAAGTATGAAAT tgaaaagaaagaggaggaaaacgTCAATGCTGCTGAACCAGGCTTGGATGATGAAGATCCTCCATTTCAGGATGACCCAGATGATATTAGCTACCAGCCACAGAGTCAGAG TGTAGAGGGAGAGGAAGTTCTTAGCAGTGACGAAGATCTTCCCTTTAGGGATGACTTAAATGATCAGAGCTACGACCCGAAGGCTGAAAG GGATGCTCCTAAACCAAAGCGCAGAGCTCCTCCTAGAcctaaagagaagaaagaaaaagagaaaccaCCTAAGAAGGAGAAGGAAGTTGCTGATATAAAAGTGGAAGGTTCAGACAACGTGGAGAGTGTGCAAGAGGAAGTAAAGCTTGAAGAGGAAGTAGTGGAAGATCCAGATGGACCCAGGAA GAGAGGTCGAAGGAAAAAAGATGACAAAACCCCACGGCTGCCAAAGAGAAG GAAGAAACCCCCAGTTCAGTATGTGCGCTGTGAAATGGAAGGATGCGGGACAGTGCTGGCTCATCCTCGATATCTGCAG catcaTATAAAATACCAGCACTTACTCAAGAAGAAGTATGTTTGTCCTCATCCTTCTTGTGGGAGGCTTTTCCGCCTACAGAAGCAGCTGCTGCGCCATGCGAAGCACCACACAG ACCAGAGGGACTACATCTGTGAGTTCTGTGCTCGCGCCTTCAAGAGCTCTCACAACCTGGCTGTGCACCGCATGATACATACTGGAGAGAAGCCTCTACA GTGTGAGATCTGTGGCTTCACCTGTCGTCAGAAGGCATCTCTCAACTGGCACATGAAGAAGCATGACGCTGATGCCACCTATCAGTTCTCCTGCTCTATTTGTGGCAAGAAGTTTGAGAAGAAGGACTGTGTAGTCGCACACAAGGCCAAGAGTCACCCAGAGGTGCTGATTGCCGAGGCACTGGCAGCAAATGCTGGTGCTCTCATCACAACCCCTGCTTCTCTCTTGGAGCTCCCGGGAAATCCCGTGCAAGCAGAGGGCCCCAGCCTGGATGTGAACCAAGTTGGGCAGGATGGCCAGGTGGACCAGCTGGGCCAGGATGGGCAGCATGTGCCTCAAGTCTCCCAGATGGGTCATGTGGCCCAGCAGGTGAGCCACCAGGTGGTTTTGTTGGGACAAGACCAGAGCCTCCACACCATGCAGGTGCCAGTGACAATTGCCCTGTCCCCCATCGACCCCCCTTCACCAGCTGACAACCAGCAGCAGACCCAGCTCCAGCTTCAGATGCCCGTCCAATTTGTGCAGACTGCCCAGCAGCCCCAGCAGCCACAAATCCAACAGCTGACCCTCCATTCCAGCTCAGTGGTGACCCAGCATCAATCCCAGCTCCAGCCTCTTCAGTCGTACTCTTCCCAGCAGCAGAGCCAGGGCCAGACCCAAATCCTACAGATGACCTTCCAGCCTGTCAGCCAGTCCCAGACCCATATTCAGCAGATCCCCATTCTAGCAGCCTCTCAACAGCTCCAGCCCCTGCAGACAACCACCCTGAACCCTCCTCTCCTGTCCACCTCCCAACCCCAGAGCCAAGTTTCGGTCTCCACCAGCGGGGACAACTTTATTCTGGACAATCCGGTGCTGTCTTCTTCCTCCCCCTCAGCCACCTCTCTTCAGCAGACAGAAGTAGTGGGGGAGGATGGCATGGTCTGGGATCAGGCTGGGCATGGAGAGGTTCTAGCTGATGGTACTGAGAGACATGTGCAGCAGGCTCTCTTGTAA
- the zfp91 gene encoding E3 ubiquitin-protein ligase ZFP91 isoform X1, with amino-acid sequence MEAAGDRAGDVNKGEDSTEDKAAEEPPGTSTAVPPRRALRERGAGRPRSGVTASVADVNGGTSSPQTSGRVLRDRSTRAVPAWLKDTKSSDDDEDELSPDASATKRRKVSNSRRKKISEAAGSAEAAGDSLQGTDPEDPRKSAIEPQALPSRRPSAQTHAKPPSGRVVHGSAKPVCKTEPGTENPAAVEGEVDDKDKYEIEKKEEENVNAAEPGLDDEDPPFQDDPDDISYQPQSQSSVEGEEVLSSDEDLPFRDDLNDQSYDPKAERDAPKPKRRAPPRPKEKKEKEKPPKKEKEVADIKVEGSDNVESVQEEVKLEEEVVEDPDGPRKRGRRKKDDKTPRLPKRRKKPPVQYVRCEMEGCGTVLAHPRYLQHHIKYQHLLKKKYVCPHPSCGRLFRLQKQLLRHAKHHTDQRDYICEFCARAFKSSHNLAVHRMIHTGEKPLQCEICGFTCRQKASLNWHMKKHDADATYQFSCSICGKKFEKKDCVVAHKAKSHPEVLIAEALAANAGALITTPASLLELPGNPVQAEGPSLDVNQVGQDGQVDQLGQDGQHVPQVSQMGHVAQQVSHQVVLLGQDQSLHTMQVPVTIALSPIDPPSPADNQQQTQLQLQMPVQFVQTAQQPQQPQIQQLTLHSSSVVTQHQSQLQPLQSYSSQQQSQGQTQILQMTFQPVSQSQTHIQQIPILAASQQLQPLQTTTLNPPLLSTSQPQSQVSVSTSGDNFILDNPVLSSSSPSATSLQQTEVVGEDGMVWDQAGHGEVLADGTERHVQQALL; translated from the exons ATGGAAGCCGCCGGTGACCGAGCCGGGGATGTAAATAAAGGTGAAGATTCGACGGAGGACAAGGCCGCAGAGGAGCCCCCGGGCACCAGTACAGCTGTTCCACCACGGAGGGCGCTCAGAGAGcggggagcgggccgccctagGTCCGGCGTCACCGCTTCTGTAGCGGACGTTAACGGCGGTACGTCAAGCCCGCAGACCTCAGGACGGGTTTTAAGAGATAGGTCAACGAGGGCAGTACCGGCCTGGTTGAAAGACACCAAAAGCAGTGACGACGATGAGGACGAACTAAGCCCGGACGCCAGTGCGACCAAGCGGAGGAAAGTTTCCAACTCCAGGCGGAAGAAAATTTCAGAAGCTGCAGGTTCGGCTGAGGCGGCGGGAGACAGCCTTCAAGGCACAGa ccCAGAGGACCCCAGAAAATCTGCCATTGAACCCCAAG CACTTCCCTCCAGACGCCCCTCAGCCCAGACTCATGCCAAGCCCCCATCTGGCAGGGTTGTCCACGGCTCTGCCAAGCCTGTGTGTAAGACTGAACCTGGAACGGAGAATCCAGCTG CTGTGGAAGGAGAGGTAGATGATAAAGACAAGTATGAAAT tgaaaagaaagaggaggaaaacgTCAATGCTGCTGAACCAGGCTTGGATGATGAAGATCCTCCATTTCAGGATGACCCAGATGATATTAGCTACCAGCCACAGAGTCAGAG TAGTGTAGAGGGAGAGGAAGTTCTTAGCAGTGACGAAGATCTTCCCTTTAGGGATGACTTAAATGATCAGAGCTACGACCCGAAGGCTGAAAG GGATGCTCCTAAACCAAAGCGCAGAGCTCCTCCTAGAcctaaagagaagaaagaaaaagagaaaccaCCTAAGAAGGAGAAGGAAGTTGCTGATATAAAAGTGGAAGGTTCAGACAACGTGGAGAGTGTGCAAGAGGAAGTAAAGCTTGAAGAGGAAGTAGTGGAAGATCCAGATGGACCCAGGAA GAGAGGTCGAAGGAAAAAAGATGACAAAACCCCACGGCTGCCAAAGAGAAG GAAGAAACCCCCAGTTCAGTATGTGCGCTGTGAAATGGAAGGATGCGGGACAGTGCTGGCTCATCCTCGATATCTGCAG catcaTATAAAATACCAGCACTTACTCAAGAAGAAGTATGTTTGTCCTCATCCTTCTTGTGGGAGGCTTTTCCGCCTACAGAAGCAGCTGCTGCGCCATGCGAAGCACCACACAG ACCAGAGGGACTACATCTGTGAGTTCTGTGCTCGCGCCTTCAAGAGCTCTCACAACCTGGCTGTGCACCGCATGATACATACTGGAGAGAAGCCTCTACA GTGTGAGATCTGTGGCTTCACCTGTCGTCAGAAGGCATCTCTCAACTGGCACATGAAGAAGCATGACGCTGATGCCACCTATCAGTTCTCCTGCTCTATTTGTGGCAAGAAGTTTGAGAAGAAGGACTGTGTAGTCGCACACAAGGCCAAGAGTCACCCAGAGGTGCTGATTGCCGAGGCACTGGCAGCAAATGCTGGTGCTCTCATCACAACCCCTGCTTCTCTCTTGGAGCTCCCGGGAAATCCCGTGCAAGCAGAGGGCCCCAGCCTGGATGTGAACCAAGTTGGGCAGGATGGCCAGGTGGACCAGCTGGGCCAGGATGGGCAGCATGTGCCTCAAGTCTCCCAGATGGGTCATGTGGCCCAGCAGGTGAGCCACCAGGTGGTTTTGTTGGGACAAGACCAGAGCCTCCACACCATGCAGGTGCCAGTGACAATTGCCCTGTCCCCCATCGACCCCCCTTCACCAGCTGACAACCAGCAGCAGACCCAGCTCCAGCTTCAGATGCCCGTCCAATTTGTGCAGACTGCCCAGCAGCCCCAGCAGCCACAAATCCAACAGCTGACCCTCCATTCCAGCTCAGTGGTGACCCAGCATCAATCCCAGCTCCAGCCTCTTCAGTCGTACTCTTCCCAGCAGCAGAGCCAGGGCCAGACCCAAATCCTACAGATGACCTTCCAGCCTGTCAGCCAGTCCCAGACCCATATTCAGCAGATCCCCATTCTAGCAGCCTCTCAACAGCTCCAGCCCCTGCAGACAACCACCCTGAACCCTCCTCTCCTGTCCACCTCCCAACCCCAGAGCCAAGTTTCGGTCTCCACCAGCGGGGACAACTTTATTCTGGACAATCCGGTGCTGTCTTCTTCCTCCCCCTCAGCCACCTCTCTTCAGCAGACAGAAGTAGTGGGGGAGGATGGCATGGTCTGGGATCAGGCTGGGCATGGAGAGGTTCTAGCTGATGGTACTGAGAGACATGTGCAGCAGGCTCTCTTGTAA